The following proteins are co-located in the Panthera tigris isolate Pti1 chromosome F2, P.tigris_Pti1_mat1.1, whole genome shotgun sequence genome:
- the RPL7 gene encoding 60S ribosomal protein L7 isoform X2 translates to MEGAEEKKKKVPAVPETLKKKRRNFAELKIKRLRKKFAQKMLRKARRKLIYEKAKHYHKEYRQMYRTEIRMARMARKAGNFYVPAEPKLAFVIRIRGINGVSPKVRKVLQLLRLRQIFNGTFVKLNKASVNMLRIVEPYIAWGYPNLKSVNELIYKRGYGKINKKRIALTDNTLIARSLGKYGIICMEDLIHEIYTVGKRFKEANNFLWPFKLSSPRGGMKKKTTHFVEGGDAGNREDQINRLIRRMN, encoded by the exons ATGGAGGGTGCAGA agagaagaaaaagaaggttccTGCTGTGCCAGAAACTCTCAAGAAAAAGCGAAGGAATTTCGCAGAGTTGAAGATCAAGCGTCTGAGAAAGAAATTTGCCCAAAAAATG CTTCGAAAGGCAAGGAGGAAGCTTATTTATGAAAAAGCTAAGCATTACCACAAGGAATACAGGCAGATGTACAGAACTGAGATTCGAATGGCTAGAATGGCAAGAAAAGCTGGCAACTTCTACGTACCTGCAGAACCCAAATTGGCATTTGTCATCAGGATCCGAGG TATCAATGGTGTGAGCCCAAAGGTTCGAAAGGTGTTGCAGCTTCTTCGCCTTCGCCAGATCTTCAACGGCACCTTTGTTAAGCTCAACAAGGCTTCAGTTAACATGCTAAGGATTGTGGAACCATATATCGCATGGGG GTACCCAAACCTGAAGTCAGTGAATGAATTGATCTACAAGCGTGGTTATGGCAAAATCAACAAGAAGCGAATTGCCCTGACAGATAACACATTGATCGCTCGATCTCTTG GTAAATATGGCATCATCTGCATGGAGGATCTGATTCATGAGATCTACACTGTTGGAAAACGTTTCAAAGAAGCAAACAACTTTTTATGGCCCTTCAAGTTATCTTCTCCACGAGGGGGAATGAAGAAGAAGACCACCCATTTTGTAGAAGGTGGAGATGCTGGCAACAGGGAAGACCAGATCAATAGGCTTATTAGAAGAATGAACTAA
- the RPL7 gene encoding 60S ribosomal protein L7 isoform X1, translating to MWNFRPEPREKKKKVPAVPETLKKKRRNFAELKIKRLRKKFAQKMLRKARRKLIYEKAKHYHKEYRQMYRTEIRMARMARKAGNFYVPAEPKLAFVIRIRGINGVSPKVRKVLQLLRLRQIFNGTFVKLNKASVNMLRIVEPYIAWGYPNLKSVNELIYKRGYGKINKKRIALTDNTLIARSLGKYGIICMEDLIHEIYTVGKRFKEANNFLWPFKLSSPRGGMKKKTTHFVEGGDAGNREDQINRLIRRMN from the exons ATGTGGAACTTCAGACCTGAACCAAG agagaagaaaaagaaggttccTGCTGTGCCAGAAACTCTCAAGAAAAAGCGAAGGAATTTCGCAGAGTTGAAGATCAAGCGTCTGAGAAAGAAATTTGCCCAAAAAATG CTTCGAAAGGCAAGGAGGAAGCTTATTTATGAAAAAGCTAAGCATTACCACAAGGAATACAGGCAGATGTACAGAACTGAGATTCGAATGGCTAGAATGGCAAGAAAAGCTGGCAACTTCTACGTACCTGCAGAACCCAAATTGGCATTTGTCATCAGGATCCGAGG TATCAATGGTGTGAGCCCAAAGGTTCGAAAGGTGTTGCAGCTTCTTCGCCTTCGCCAGATCTTCAACGGCACCTTTGTTAAGCTCAACAAGGCTTCAGTTAACATGCTAAGGATTGTGGAACCATATATCGCATGGGG GTACCCAAACCTGAAGTCAGTGAATGAATTGATCTACAAGCGTGGTTATGGCAAAATCAACAAGAAGCGAATTGCCCTGACAGATAACACATTGATCGCTCGATCTCTTG GTAAATATGGCATCATCTGCATGGAGGATCTGATTCATGAGATCTACACTGTTGGAAAACGTTTCAAAGAAGCAAACAACTTTTTATGGCCCTTCAAGTTATCTTCTCCACGAGGGGGAATGAAGAAGAAGACCACCCATTTTGTAGAAGGTGGAGATGCTGGCAACAGGGAAGACCAGATCAATAGGCTTATTAGAAGAATGAACTAA